The Ignavibacteria bacterium DNA window GCGCGGGAGAACCGATGTGTTGCGATAACGGAATTTCCACTTTCTTCGGAAGAATTTTTTCAGAAGAAAATTTTGTGTCAACATTATATTCTTCTACGCCGAGACGTTTCATCAATTGTTTCAACGGTGTGCGTCTTCCTTCATACATCGGATGCGGTTCGACTTCCATCTTTCCGCTCCACTTGATTCCTTGTTCGCGCAAATCGTGTTTCGCTTTGTCGCATGCTTCTTTCGGAAATAAACTTTCGGGACACGCATACAACGTGCACAATCCACACGCGCAGCAAAGTTGTGCAAATTGATTCCAGATATTTTCTCCCGTTGTTGTGAATCCCAAACTCCGCATCACTTTGTGCGGCTGAATGTCGTAACCAAGAATGTAACGCGGACAAAGTTCCGTGCAATAACTACACTGGTCGCACGCAGATTTTCCGATATGATGTTTTACTTTTTCCGGTTGCATTTTTCTTTGCACAAGTGTATGTTCTGTTGGGAGAACAACAAGTCCCGCGCAGGTTTTTGTAATTGGAATATCAAGATTGAATTCCAATTTCCCCATCATAATTCCGCTGACAAACACTGCAAATTTTTTTTCTGTTGTTCCGCCAGCGAGAGAAATCGCATCGCGAAAACTCATTCCGATTGGCGCAAGAAATGATATTGGATTTTTTACTGCGCCAGCGATGGTAATAAATTTTTCTGTTACAGAAATTTCTTCTGTCGCTTGCGAAATGTTATACAACGTTTCGACATTGTTCACAACAACGCCGACATCGAGCGGAATTCCTTGCGGCGGAATAAGTCGTTTCGTTGCTTCATACACTAAAATATATTCATCGCCAGAAGGATAAAAATCGCCAAGTTCGT harbors:
- a CDS encoding NADH dehydrogenase subunit, coding for LMESTGAKQGIIGIKSKNKNAIDAIKSHISDTRISVHELGDFYPSGDEYILVYEATKRLIPPQGIPLDVGVVVNNVETLYNISQATEEISVTEKFITIAGAVKNPISFLAPIGMSFRDAISLAGGTTEKKFAVFVSGIMMGKLEFNLDIPITKTCAGLVVLPTEHTLVQRKMQPEKVKHHIGKSACDQCSYCTELCPRYILGYDIQPHKVMRSLGFTTTGENIWNQFAQLCCACGLCTLYACPESLFPKEACDKAKHDLREQGIKWSGKMEVEPHPMYEGRRTPLKQLMKRLGVEEYNVDTKFSSEKILPKKVEIPLSQHIGSPAQAVVRVGDNVRKGQLIGEIPEGKLGARIHASIDGVVKNVDEKNIVIEK